A genomic segment from Kyrpidia tusciae DSM 2912 encodes:
- a CDS encoding TIGR03986 family type III CRISPR-associated RAMP protein has protein sequence MAKGRIKKLFSEKQYGFIQPDQGREDVYFHVSWIKGFTPREGLRVEFDVERGEKGPRARNVRIAEKYRFLNPYNFVRNLMKARPAEHVLGNCLPPPHDRYVGLTGRLTCELKTVTPLFISDSHAVRTDAKGENNPHKIYRFFQCDGEPVLPGSSLRGMIRSVFETITNSCLGAFEKDGRPLEHRVSRAPDMTPARVVAIKENEVILEELNCLINPPPQMGRTKVMSPAGVVSDAYPPRVFDSERKTPYDPARSQLPPGVCDGMRVAALISVPKQNLSGPNAGRGTRPIPAYRAIRVVPVDQYELLTETEDCRKVFGWLHITGPNIENKHSERLFFRWDDQSPDPPTLDQIPSSYVRRFGKEVMDEYNDHLKGYWERLQGIVEKLGERRWPDSTEGLPQPSTFVEKDRSLRDGDLVYIVESKDPLKTWLRPVSMPRIRYSDTRESLLPEHLQHCESVSELCPACRVFGWVAGKREEGHQTDPDEAVAYAGRIWFSHGERIQEGRELPETTLGILSTPKPTVTPFYLLDAQGRPDPMVTYDTQGARLRGRKFYRHHGRANPAEYQGHSKSDQNRTIRKALEPGAVFQFTVEFENLAGLELGALLYSLELEEGMVHRLGYAKPFGFGSVKISVKGIEIMNWGERLQSLDRDAGLQKIEDTQFKQTYKQKYREEMCRLYGQSFEEMMTDLKALLKDPPDLPIHYPRPTRVPDPNNHPQFEWFVGNNRRRHQRETCLRSHGQQSKRGLLPDPVALDLACDDHGLPLIDKRGNDG, from the coding sequence ATGGCGAAAGGGAGAATTAAGAAGCTCTTTTCTGAGAAACAATATGGCTTTATTCAGCCGGACCAGGGCAGGGAGGATGTTTACTTTCATGTCTCGTGGATCAAAGGGTTCACGCCCCGGGAAGGACTGCGGGTGGAGTTCGACGTAGAGCGCGGGGAGAAAGGTCCGCGTGCACGGAATGTAAGAATAGCCGAGAAGTACCGTTTTCTCAACCCGTACAACTTTGTACGGAACCTGATGAAAGCACGTCCGGCGGAGCATGTGTTGGGGAATTGTCTTCCTCCACCCCATGACCGTTATGTGGGCCTGACCGGCCGGCTCACGTGCGAATTGAAGACGGTCACTCCGCTGTTTATCTCCGATTCCCACGCTGTGAGGACGGATGCCAAGGGGGAAAATAACCCTCATAAAATCTACCGCTTTTTTCAATGTGACGGGGAACCCGTTTTGCCGGGCAGCAGTTTGCGGGGCATGATCCGTTCCGTATTTGAGACGATTACCAACTCGTGCTTGGGTGCGTTCGAAAAGGACGGGCGTCCTCTCGAGCATCGCGTGTCCAGGGCTCCGGATATGACCCCGGCCAGGGTTGTCGCGATCAAAGAAAACGAAGTGATTTTGGAGGAGTTGAACTGTCTGATCAATCCCCCTCCTCAAATGGGTCGCACCAAGGTCATGTCTCCGGCGGGCGTGGTTTCGGATGCGTACCCTCCGAGGGTGTTTGATTCAGAGAGGAAAACGCCGTATGACCCCGCGCGCAGCCAATTGCCGCCGGGTGTTTGCGACGGGATGCGGGTCGCGGCGCTGATCTCTGTTCCCAAACAGAATCTATCGGGGCCAAATGCGGGGAGAGGAACTCGCCCTATTCCCGCCTATCGGGCCATCCGGGTTGTGCCGGTGGATCAGTACGAATTGTTGACCGAGACGGAGGATTGCAGGAAAGTTTTCGGATGGTTGCACATCACTGGCCCCAATATTGAGAACAAACACAGTGAACGTCTCTTTTTTCGGTGGGACGATCAGAGCCCCGATCCGCCGACGTTGGATCAAATCCCCTCTTCGTATGTAAGGAGATTTGGCAAAGAAGTGATGGACGAATACAACGACCATTTAAAAGGATACTGGGAGCGTTTGCAAGGGATCGTTGAAAAACTGGGAGAGCGGCGGTGGCCCGACAGCACGGAAGGGTTGCCTCAGCCCAGTACCTTTGTAGAAAAGGATCGGAGCCTTCGAGACGGCGATCTGGTGTACATCGTGGAATCGAAAGACCCCTTGAAAACCTGGCTGCGTCCGGTCAGCATGCCCCGGATTCGCTACAGCGATACCCGGGAAAGTTTGTTGCCGGAGCACCTTCAGCACTGCGAGAGTGTCAGCGAACTTTGTCCTGCCTGCCGCGTCTTCGGTTGGGTCGCCGGGAAGCGGGAGGAAGGGCATCAAACGGATCCCGATGAGGCGGTCGCCTATGCCGGAAGAATTTGGTTTTCCCATGGGGAGAGGATTCAAGAGGGGCGGGAGTTGCCGGAGACCACTCTGGGGATTCTGTCGACCCCCAAGCCCACCGTCACGCCATTCTATTTGCTCGATGCCCAGGGCCGCCCCGATCCGATGGTGACCTATGACACCCAAGGGGCGCGACTGCGTGGACGCAAGTTCTACCGTCATCATGGGCGGGCCAATCCCGCGGAATATCAGGGCCATAGCAAAAGTGACCAGAACCGCACCATCCGGAAGGCTCTGGAACCCGGGGCTGTGTTCCAGTTCACCGTAGAATTTGAAAATTTGGCGGGACTTGAGCTGGGGGCACTGCTTTACTCCCTGGAGTTGGAGGAAGGGATGGTTCACCGGCTGGGATATGCAAAGCCGTTTGGTTTTGGTTCGGTGAAGATCTCGGTGAAGGGGATAGAAATCATGAATTGGGGGGAGAGGCTCCAGTCACTGGATCGGGATGCGGGCCTTCAGAAGATAGAAGACACCCAATTTAAACAGACATATAAACAGAAATACCGGGAGGAGATGTGCCGGCTATATGGACAATCCTTTGAGGAGATGATGACCGACCTGAAAGCGTTGCTCAAAGATCCGCCTGATTTGCCTATTCATTATCCGCGTCCAACCAGAGTGCCGGACCCCAACAACCATCCACAGTTCGAATGGTTTGTGGGGAACAACAGGCGCCGACATCAGCGGGAAACGTGTTTAAGAAGCCATGGACAACAGTCAAAGAGAGGGTTGCTTCCTGATCCGGTCGCCCTCGATCTTGCCTGTGATGACCACGGTCTACCCTTGATTGATAAGAGAGGGAACGATGGTTAG